Proteins from one Bacillota bacterium LX-D genomic window:
- the bioD gene encoding dethiobiotin synthase has protein sequence MSKGIFITGTGTDVGKTFVTALITRKLRQHGFNTGYYKAALSGAEYKNGKLVAGDADYVCRISGLDKDPNSLVSYIYETAVSPHLAAQIENKPVEMSKVLSDFEKMKKQFDFITVEGSGGIICPIRMDEQTIMLTDIIKSLKLDALLVASAALGTINSTVLTVEYARQQGIRLRGIILNGYEPDNFLHSDNKKQIQHFTGIPVVACVGQNSTDLELDIKRLADLYKEI, from the coding sequence ATGAGCAAAGGGATTTTTATAACAGGCACGGGAACCGATGTGGGAAAAACCTTTGTGACTGCTCTTATCACCAGGAAGCTTCGGCAGCATGGGTTTAACACAGGATATTACAAAGCGGCGCTTAGCGGGGCTGAATATAAAAACGGAAAGCTGGTTGCGGGAGACGCCGATTATGTGTGCCGGATTTCCGGACTTGACAAGGATCCCAACAGCCTGGTTTCCTATATTTATGAAACAGCAGTATCCCCCCATCTGGCGGCGCAGATAGAAAACAAGCCGGTGGAAATGAGCAAAGTGCTCTCTGATTTTGAAAAAATGAAAAAGCAGTTTGATTTCATAACCGTGGAAGGCAGCGGCGGCATTATCTGCCCCATCAGAATGGATGAGCAAACCATTATGCTGACTGATATTATCAAATCCTTAAAGCTTGATGCTCTCCTAGTCGCATCTGCTGCCCTGGGAACCATCAACAGCACTGTGCTTACGGTGGAGTACGCAAGGCAGCAGGGTATTCGCCTCCGAGGCATTATCCTGAACGGCTATGAACCGGATAATTTCCTGCACAGCGATAACAAAAAGCAGATCCAACATTTTACGGGTATCCCGGTTGTCGCCTGTGTCGGGCAAAATTCGACGGATTTGGAATTAGATATCAAAAGGTTAGCGGATCTGTATAAGGAGATATAA
- a CDS encoding ABC transporter ATP-binding protein: MIIETQNLTKQFNGQGGCRNICLSVEEGQIFGFLGHNGAGKSTLVKTLVGLLHADSGKAWLLEKPLGDLESRKKIGFLPENFRYHDWMTGFELLAFHASLYKLPQNIIRQRIPEVLLQVGLKDFSKQKIGTYSKGMQQRIGLACALLSDPKLLFLDEPTSALDPLGRREVREIMLKLRAEGKTIFLNSHLLSEVENVCDHVAVIKRGQIVAAGTLPELLQGSVEVTVRIGNLNPLILEAIGNYGNILKVEGQKVTVELTSREKIPGLSELIIKKHGQLYELATYNLLEELFLKLMQEETEAC; the protein is encoded by the coding sequence ATGATTATAGAAACTCAGAATTTAACCAAACAATTTAATGGTCAAGGCGGGTGCCGAAATATTTGCCTCTCTGTGGAGGAGGGGCAAATTTTCGGTTTTTTGGGTCATAACGGTGCTGGTAAAAGTACCTTAGTGAAAACCTTAGTAGGTCTTTTACATGCAGACAGCGGCAAAGCTTGGCTTCTGGAAAAACCTTTAGGTGATTTAGAGTCCCGGAAGAAAATAGGTTTTTTACCGGAAAATTTTCGTTACCATGATTGGATGACTGGCTTTGAGTTACTTGCTTTTCATGCTTCCCTATATAAATTGCCGCAAAATATTATTCGCCAGCGCATTCCGGAAGTTTTATTACAAGTAGGGCTTAAAGATTTTAGCAAACAAAAAATAGGCACCTACAGCAAAGGGATGCAACAGCGTATTGGTTTAGCCTGCGCTTTGCTTTCAGACCCAAAACTATTGTTTTTAGATGAGCCTACTTCAGCTCTCGATCCTTTAGGCAGGAGAGAAGTTAGGGAGATTATGTTGAAATTGCGGGCAGAAGGAAAAACCATCTTTTTAAACAGCCATTTACTAAGCGAAGTTGAAAACGTTTGCGACCATGTGGCAGTAATTAAAAGAGGACAAATTGTTGCAGCCGGGACTTTACCGGAATTGCTTCAGGGTTCTGTTGAAGTTACAGTAAGAATAGGCAATTTAAATCCGCTGATCCTAGAAGCTATAGGGAATTACGGTAATATCTTGAAAGTAGAAGGGCAAAAGGTAACTGTAGAATTGACAAGCAGAGAAAAAATTCCTGGTTTAAGTGAACTAATCATTAAAAAACATGGGCAGCTTTATGAACTGGCAACCTACAACTTATTGGAAGAGCTATTTCTAAAATTAATGCAGGAGGAAACTGAAGCATGTTAG
- the bioA gene encoding adenosylmethionine--8-amino-7-oxononanoate transaminase — translation MDYIKKDLEHIWHPCSQMKDYEELPPIVIDHAKGVYLYEADGKRYVDVVSSWWCNLLGHCNPRINEAVKKQIDRLEHVIFANFSHAPAIELCDKLSKITPKGLTKFFFTDNGSSAIEAAMKMSFQYHYQTGNPQKKRFMALSDAYHGETLGALSVGGVDLYSEIYKPMLLDIIRVDSPDCYRCKYGKCRECCNAECFENAEKAFAQYGNETCAFIVEPLIQAAAGMKIYPAPYLKKLRRLCDEYNVHLIADEIATGYGRTGKMFACEHAGISPDMMCLSKGLTGGYMPMAIAVTTDKIYNAFYADYNEGKAFMHSHTYCGNPLACSAALEVLNILKDQNIIQNVNDNSQYFNSLIQEKLSPNPYVGDIRHIGLINAIELVKNKETKEPLDSKRRYGYQIYKKALKKGALLRPLGDVLYFNPPLTISREDMCFVVDVCAECIEEVLG, via the coding sequence ATGGACTACATAAAGAAAGATTTGGAGCATATCTGGCATCCCTGCTCCCAGATGAAGGATTATGAGGAACTTCCTCCTATTGTCATTGATCATGCGAAAGGCGTATATCTGTATGAGGCTGACGGCAAACGCTATGTGGATGTGGTCAGCTCGTGGTGGTGTAACCTTTTGGGTCACTGCAATCCCAGAATCAACGAAGCGGTCAAAAAACAGATTGATCGGCTGGAACACGTTATCTTTGCCAACTTTTCCCATGCACCTGCCATTGAACTCTGCGATAAGCTCTCTAAAATTACCCCCAAGGGCTTGACAAAATTCTTCTTCACCGATAACGGATCGTCAGCCATTGAGGCGGCCATGAAAATGAGCTTCCAGTATCATTACCAGACAGGGAATCCTCAAAAGAAGCGCTTTATGGCATTGAGCGATGCCTACCACGGGGAAACGCTGGGCGCTTTGTCCGTAGGCGGCGTGGATTTGTATTCCGAAATTTATAAACCTATGCTGTTGGACATTATCCGGGTGGACAGCCCGGACTGCTATCGGTGCAAATACGGTAAGTGCCGTGAATGCTGCAATGCCGAGTGTTTTGAGAATGCCGAAAAAGCGTTTGCGCAGTACGGAAATGAAACCTGCGCCTTTATTGTAGAGCCGCTTATACAGGCTGCCGCCGGCATGAAAATATATCCGGCCCCATATCTGAAAAAGCTGCGGCGGCTTTGCGATGAATATAATGTGCATTTGATTGCCGATGAAATTGCTACCGGTTACGGCAGAACGGGAAAAATGTTTGCCTGTGAACACGCCGGCATTTCTCCCGATATGATGTGCCTGTCAAAAGGGTTGACCGGCGGATACATGCCCATGGCCATTGCGGTTACCACCGACAAAATCTATAATGCGTTTTATGCCGATTACAATGAGGGCAAAGCGTTTATGCACAGCCATACCTACTGCGGTAATCCGCTTGCCTGTTCCGCCGCCCTTGAGGTGCTGAATATACTGAAAGATCAAAACATCATTCAGAATGTCAACGATAATTCCCAGTATTTTAATTCCCTTATTCAGGAAAAACTTTCCCCTAATCCATATGTAGGTGATATCCGTCACATTGGTTTAATCAACGCCATTGAGCTTGTGAAAAATAAAGAAACCAAAGAACCGCTTGACAGTAAGCGCCGGTATGGCTATCAAATCTATAAAAAGGCGCTGAAAAAAGGCGCCCTGCTGCGTCCCCTGGGAGATGTGTTATATTTTAACCCGCCTCTCACTATCAGCCGAGAGGATATGTGTTTTGTGGTGGACGTGTGTGCAGAGTGTATAGAGGAAGTTTTAGGATAG
- a CDS encoding ABC transporter permease, with protein MLVIAKNTFQEIIHKKVFLLVLFLTIAFLGLYGTALYFAYKNPGSEDMLYRSLILSQLLSAGLYFASFINAFLVVVASAGAISAEIENGTLYAIIPKPIKRSSIVIGKFLGLGIMLIVYAALFFASIILLTQILSHWSFTFLTTEGIIKGLLLFCLEPLILLGLGIWGTTFLPTINNGILIVMLYGLGMIGGIIEQIGALVKNTTMEQLGIASSLIMPTDAIYRKMTGDLFNTGLITFQGAGPFGAVNQPSNWMVVYALLYFMIFLIWGVHKFKQRDI; from the coding sequence ATGTTAGTCATAGCCAAAAATACTTTTCAGGAAATAATCCATAAAAAAGTTTTTTTGCTGGTATTATTCCTAACTATAGCTTTTTTAGGTTTGTACGGTACAGCCTTATACTTTGCATACAAAAATCCCGGCAGTGAAGATATGCTTTACCGTAGTCTGATTCTATCCCAGCTGCTATCCGCAGGGCTTTATTTTGCTAGTTTTATTAACGCCTTCTTGGTAGTAGTTGCTTCAGCCGGGGCTATTTCCGCTGAAATTGAAAATGGAACTTTATATGCGATCATACCAAAACCTATTAAACGCAGTTCTATTGTTATTGGTAAATTTTTAGGCCTTGGGATTATGCTAATTGTTTATGCAGCCCTATTTTTTGCTTCAATAATCCTTTTAACCCAAATTTTAAGCCATTGGAGCTTTACTTTCTTAACTACGGAAGGAATAATTAAAGGGTTGCTGCTTTTTTGTTTGGAGCCTTTAATTTTACTAGGTTTAGGTATATGGGGAACAACTTTTCTGCCAACAATTAATAATGGAATTTTAATCGTCATGCTTTATGGTCTGGGAATGATTGGTGGAATCATCGAACAAATTGGTGCCTTAGTTAAAAATACAACAATGGAGCAATTGGGCATTGCCTCTAGTTTGATTATGCCTACGGATGCTATTTACCGCAAAATGACGGGAGATTTGTTCAATACCGGCCTTATCACTTTCCAAGGAGCAGGTCCTTTCGGTGCGGTTAACCAGCCCAGCAACTGGATGGTTGTCTATGCATTACTTTATTTCATGATTTTCTTAATCTGGGGTGTCCATAAATTTAAACAGAGGGACATTTAA
- the bioB gene encoding biotin synthase BioB translates to MKIAVALKNKILDGYQITKEDALSLINEDLEELWGCANDLRHHFCGNSFDICTIINGKSGKCSENCKYCAQSAHYHTKVEEYALLDCDRLKKEAVYNHQKGILRYSVVTSGIRLTDAEVDALCESYGEIKATCGISLCASHGLLSFEQFQKLKSAGVTRYHNNLETSRRHFPNICTTHTYDDKINAIKAAQKAGLEVCSGGIMGLGETMEDRIDMVMDIRDLEIKSVPVNILNPIPGTPLEHMPVLTTDEVRRIVAIFRFIIPDAAIRLAGGRGLMEDKGKSIFMSGANAAISGDMLTTSGINIDDDMAMLKELGFEVKML, encoded by the coding sequence ATGAAGATTGCAGTTGCACTGAAAAATAAAATTCTGGATGGGTATCAAATTACCAAAGAGGATGCGTTATCTTTAATCAATGAAGATTTAGAGGAATTATGGGGCTGCGCCAACGATCTTCGGCACCATTTTTGCGGGAATTCCTTTGATATTTGCACCATTATAAACGGGAAAAGCGGGAAATGCTCGGAAAACTGCAAATACTGTGCCCAGTCCGCCCACTATCATACCAAAGTGGAGGAGTATGCTCTGCTGGATTGTGACCGCTTGAAAAAAGAGGCGGTGTACAATCACCAAAAAGGCATTTTGCGTTACTCTGTCGTCACATCAGGAATAAGGCTTACGGACGCTGAGGTGGATGCGCTTTGTGAAAGCTATGGGGAAATAAAGGCCACCTGCGGCATCTCTTTGTGTGCGTCTCACGGCCTGCTTTCCTTTGAGCAGTTTCAAAAGCTGAAAAGTGCGGGAGTTACCCGATACCACAACAATCTGGAAACCTCCCGCAGACATTTCCCCAATATTTGTACCACCCATACTTACGACGATAAAATCAACGCCATCAAAGCCGCTCAGAAAGCCGGTTTGGAGGTGTGCAGCGGAGGCATTATGGGCCTGGGCGAAACAATGGAAGACCGGATTGACATGGTAATGGATATTCGCGATTTAGAAATTAAATCTGTTCCTGTCAACATCCTGAATCCCATTCCGGGCACTCCTCTGGAGCATATGCCGGTACTGACCACGGATGAAGTACGTCGAATTGTTGCAATTTTCCGTTTTATCATCCCGGATGCCGCTATTCGCCTTGCGGGCGGCAGAGGGCTGATGGAGGATAAGGGGAAATCTATCTTTATGTCCGGCGCAAATGCGGCTATTTCCGGGGATATGCTGACTACTTCAGGAATTAACATTGATGATGATATGGCTATGCTGAAAGAATTGGGATTTGAGGTGAAAATGCTATGA
- a CDS encoding biotin transporter BioY produces MTQGKNFNTRNMILCALFAALIAVGAFIKIPIPVVPFTLQFLFTNLAGLLLGKRYGAISVGVYIAVGLLGLPVFTNGGGIGYIFQPTFGYIIGFMAGTWLTGYIAEKSQIPTFKRLLLAGFAGLVIVYLLGMLYYYIIANYYMNSPLGVWSLILYCFILAVPGDIIICFASAILAKRLIPIMKRG; encoded by the coding sequence ATGACACAGGGAAAAAACTTTAACACAAGAAATATGATTTTATGCGCACTGTTTGCCGCGCTGATTGCCGTTGGTGCTTTTATCAAAATACCGATTCCCGTGGTGCCTTTCACCCTGCAATTTCTGTTTACAAACTTAGCGGGACTGCTGTTGGGAAAAAGGTATGGAGCCATTTCGGTGGGGGTGTATATCGCCGTAGGCTTGCTGGGCCTTCCTGTCTTTACCAACGGAGGTGGAATTGGATATATTTTTCAGCCCACATTCGGATATATCATCGGATTTATGGCAGGCACCTGGCTGACGGGGTACATAGCGGAAAAATCCCAAATACCAACCTTTAAAAGGCTGCTCCTGGCAGGATTCGCGGGACTGGTAATTGTGTATCTCCTTGGAATGCTTTACTACTATATCATCGCCAATTACTACATGAATTCTCCCTTAGGAGTATGGTCCCTGATCCTGTATTGCTTTATTCTTGCGGTGCCCGGTGATATTATCATCTGTTTTGCCAGCGCGATACTCGCTAAACGGTTAATTCCAATTATGAAAAGAGGTTAA
- a CDS encoding FMN-binding glutamate synthase family protein: MFENTLQNIMAKFLEQMSKAEQAKMLPMVNNFSWLLMEEIAQRAKNGNPLYAPEGTTRKNYPDFRDLVFLPKQMKELPLERDAQIDTQVKIGLNCPKPLEISMPLMITGMGYGVSVSMEIKKAMARAAKLAQTAVNSGEAGFIPEERELADKYIVQYNRGKWGNTPQELQQAEMIEVKVGQGASASDGFEVKYEEAGEHLRRHLEMKSGQDAVCPNTFPEVKGPGDWKKLVQSIKEINPDVPVVVKIAAGDLAGDLDAAIEAGFDGIVLDGGGGGTAYSLELTINNFCIPLVYAIPKAHEYLVKKNVRKKIALIAAGGAHSPGDFLKALALGADAVYVGQPSLVALTYFQLEKMPVGTNPTQLFLYTGKHTDQLNVDEAAQHLANFLQAAVTEMQMAARLLGKGALRDITKTDLVALQPEVAEVTGVKYVSYLS, translated from the coding sequence TTGTTTGAAAATACACTACAAAATATAATGGCTAAATTTTTAGAACAAATGTCTAAAGCTGAGCAGGCCAAAATGTTGCCTATGGTTAACAACTTTTCCTGGCTGCTGATGGAGGAGATTGCCCAAAGAGCCAAAAACGGCAATCCCCTTTATGCGCCGGAAGGAACTACCCGAAAAAACTATCCTGATTTTCGAGATTTAGTATTTCTGCCCAAGCAAATGAAAGAATTGCCCTTAGAAAGGGATGCCCAAATCGATACCCAAGTAAAAATTGGCTTAAATTGCCCCAAACCATTGGAAATTTCCATGCCTTTGATGATCACTGGAATGGGTTACGGAGTTTCTGTCAGCATGGAAATAAAAAAAGCAATGGCTAGAGCTGCTAAACTTGCCCAAACAGCTGTTAATTCAGGGGAAGCAGGTTTTATCCCCGAGGAAAGGGAATTAGCAGATAAATATATTGTCCAATATAACCGGGGTAAATGGGGTAATACGCCTCAAGAACTGCAGCAGGCGGAAATGATCGAAGTTAAAGTAGGGCAAGGAGCCTCCGCCAGCGATGGATTTGAAGTAAAATATGAGGAAGCTGGAGAACATTTACGCCGGCATTTAGAAATGAAGTCAGGCCAGGATGCTGTTTGCCCAAATACTTTCCCCGAAGTCAAAGGGCCTGGGGATTGGAAAAAACTTGTTCAAAGCATTAAAGAAATTAATCCAGATGTTCCCGTAGTTGTGAAAATAGCTGCTGGTGATTTAGCAGGGGACTTAGATGCGGCTATTGAGGCAGGCTTTGATGGAATTGTTTTAGATGGAGGAGGCGGTGGAACTGCCTATAGTCTAGAATTAACAATTAATAATTTCTGCATTCCTCTTGTCTATGCCATTCCTAAAGCTCATGAGTATTTAGTTAAAAAAAATGTACGGAAAAAGATTGCTTTAATTGCTGCCGGCGGGGCCCACTCCCCTGGCGATTTTCTAAAAGCATTAGCCCTAGGTGCTGATGCAGTTTATGTAGGACAGCCTAGTCTTGTAGCTCTGACTTATTTTCAGCTGGAAAAAATGCCTGTCGGCACAAATCCTACGCAACTGTTTTTATATACTGGAAAACACACAGATCAATTAAATGTAGACGAAGCAGCTCAGCATTTAGCTAACTTCTTACAGGCAGCTGTAACTGAAATGCAGATGGCAGCCAGGCTATTAGGCAAAGGAGCTTTACGGGATATTACCAAGACAGATTTAGTTGCCCTTCAGCCGGAAGTGGCTGAAGTTACAGGAGTAAAATATGTTAGTTATTTATCATGA
- the metG gene encoding methionine--tRNA ligase, whose product MEKKTYYITTPIYYPSDKLHIGHALTTTMADTLARFKRMQGYDVFFLTGSDEHGQKIERKAKEAGVTPLAYVDKIVATFQNLWAKLGISNDDFIRTSEERHQKVVQELFKKIYDQGDIYKSEYEGWYCTPCETFFTDRQLVEGKCPDCGRPVEVLKEESYFFKMSKYADRLLEYIETHPEFIQPVTRRNEMISFIKQGLADLCISRTTFDWGIPVPIDEKHVIYVWFDALTNYISALGYGSGDPKFEKYWPSAVHLVGKDIMRFHTIIWPIILMAAGIKLPNAVFGHGWLLVDGSKMSKSKGNVIDPMALIAKYGADTIRYFLLREMPYGADGYYSEDALILRTNTDLANDYGNLLSRTTSMLNKFCAGRIPVPGDDSPEDAELKRIAAELPEKVAQALNKFEFGAALASIWELINKGNKYIEENTPWALAKDPAKEERLYTVMYNLAEVIRISTVLLTPFLPHTPEKVWSQLGLTEHTEAQTWESILSWGKMPTGIKINRGEPIFPRIEEEKDTKPEMKKVEEKQAVTPLKTQPKTDPQIEEEGANLISIDDFAKVELRVAEVLEAKKVEKADKLLELQVALGEEKRTVVAGIALHYTPEELVGKKIIMVTNLKPAKLRGITSYGMLLAASVEGKLSVLTLDRDVVPSGAKVK is encoded by the coding sequence ATGGAAAAAAAGACTTATTATATAACAACACCTATTTATTATCCTAGCGATAAATTACATATCGGACATGCTCTGACCACCACCATGGCAGATACCTTAGCCAGGTTTAAAAGGATGCAGGGCTACGATGTATTTTTCTTAACTGGCTCAGATGAACATGGGCAAAAAATTGAACGGAAAGCTAAAGAAGCCGGGGTAACTCCCTTAGCATATGTAGATAAAATTGTTGCTACTTTTCAAAACTTATGGGCTAAACTAGGCATTTCCAATGATGATTTTATTCGTACTTCTGAAGAACGTCATCAAAAAGTCGTCCAAGAGCTTTTTAAAAAGATTTACGATCAAGGGGATATTTATAAATCAGAGTATGAAGGCTGGTATTGCACTCCTTGTGAGACCTTTTTTACAGATCGGCAGTTAGTTGAAGGAAAATGCCCGGATTGCGGCCGGCCGGTAGAGGTTCTAAAGGAAGAAAGTTACTTTTTTAAGATGAGTAAATATGCCGATCGGCTGTTAGAATATATCGAAACACATCCGGAATTTATTCAACCAGTTACCCGTAGAAACGAAATGATCAGTTTTATTAAACAAGGTTTGGCAGATTTATGTATCTCCCGCACGACTTTTGATTGGGGTATTCCTGTCCCAATTGATGAGAAACACGTCATTTATGTTTGGTTCGATGCTTTAACTAACTATATTTCCGCCTTAGGCTATGGCAGTGGAGATCCTAAATTTGAAAAATATTGGCCTAGTGCTGTTCATTTAGTAGGCAAAGATATTATGCGTTTCCATACAATTATTTGGCCGATTATTTTAATGGCTGCGGGAATTAAACTGCCTAATGCTGTTTTTGGTCATGGCTGGCTGTTAGTAGACGGTAGCAAAATGTCTAAGTCCAAAGGAAATGTGATTGATCCTATGGCCCTAATTGCTAAGTACGGTGCCGATACGATCCGCTACTTCTTGCTTAGAGAAATGCCCTATGGTGCAGATGGCTACTACTCGGAAGATGCTTTAATTTTACGAACCAATACAGATTTGGCCAATGATTACGGCAATCTCTTAAGCCGTACTACATCTATGTTGAATAAATTCTGTGCAGGCAGGATTCCAGTTCCTGGAGATGATTCTCCAGAAGATGCAGAACTAAAAAGAATTGCCGCAGAACTGCCGGAAAAAGTAGCACAGGCCTTAAATAAATTTGAATTCGGAGCAGCTCTCGCCTCCATTTGGGAATTGATTAACAAAGGAAATAAATATATTGAAGAAAATACCCCTTGGGCCTTGGCGAAAGATCCCGCCAAGGAAGAGCGGCTGTATACAGTTATGTATAATTTAGCGGAAGTAATTAGAATCAGTACAGTTTTACTGACACCATTTTTACCCCATACCCCTGAAAAAGTATGGTCCCAATTAGGATTAACAGAACATACTGAAGCCCAGACTTGGGAGAGCATTTTGTCCTGGGGCAAAATGCCGACTGGAATTAAAATCAATAGAGGGGAACCTATTTTCCCGAGGATAGAAGAAGAAAAAGACACAAAACCGGAGATGAAAAAAGTGGAAGAAAAACAAGCAGTAACACCGTTAAAAACACAGCCAAAAACAGATCCTCAAATTGAAGAAGAAGGGGCAAATTTAATTTCTATTGACGACTTTGCCAAAGTAGAGCTGCGTGTAGCCGAAGTATTAGAAGCCAAGAAAGTAGAAAAAGCAGATAAATTATTAGAATTACAGGTAGCTTTGGGAGAAGAGAAGCGGACAGTAGTGGCAGGCATTGCCTTACATTATACACCTGAGGAATTAGTTGGGAAGAAAATAATTATGGTAACTAACTTAAAACCTGCTAAATTAAGGGGCATTACTTCCTATGGCATGCTTTTAGCTGCTTCAGTTGAAGGCAAGCTTAGCGTCCTTACTTTAGATCGGGACGTAGTTCCCAGCGGGGCCAAGGTGAAGTAA
- a CDS encoding TatD family hydrolase — translation MLIDTHAHLNDPTLLEDLPEVLQRAAAAGVEKIVNIGYDFPSSQKAAELAAQYSNLYAAVGIHPHDAFQYDEHCEELKTLAQGEKVVAIGEIGLDYYRDLSPRDKQQEIFRAQINLAKELKLPIIIHDRDAHGDVLQIMQEEKANEVGGILHCFSGSWEMAKECLKLGFYISFAGPVTFKNARRVQEVAQQVPLDWLLVETDCPYLAPEPYRGKRNEPAYVVETAKKIAELREMPFEELAAATKANAQKLFKIN, via the coding sequence ATGCTCATCGATACCCATGCCCATTTAAATGATCCAACATTACTAGAGGATCTTCCGGAAGTACTCCAAAGAGCAGCGGCTGCTGGCGTTGAAAAAATCGTCAATATTGGTTATGACTTTCCTTCTAGCCAAAAGGCAGCAGAATTAGCTGCCCAATATTCTAATCTGTATGCTGCTGTTGGCATCCATCCTCACGATGCCTTCCAGTATGATGAGCATTGTGAGGAATTAAAAACATTGGCCCAGGGAGAAAAAGTAGTAGCTATTGGGGAAATAGGCCTTGACTATTATCGGGACCTCTCCCCTCGAGACAAGCAGCAAGAAATTTTTCGGGCCCAAATTAACCTGGCTAAGGAACTGAAGCTGCCTATCATTATTCATGATCGGGATGCCCACGGGGATGTTCTGCAGATTATGCAGGAGGAAAAAGCCAATGAAGTCGGCGGCATTTTGCACTGCTTTTCCGGCAGTTGGGAAATGGCTAAAGAATGCTTAAAACTTGGTTTTTACATCTCTTTTGCTGGACCGGTAACTTTTAAAAATGCAAGACGTGTACAGGAAGTTGCTCAACAAGTACCCTTAGATTGGCTGCTGGTTGAAACCGATTGTCCATACTTAGCTCCAGAACCTTATCGAGGGAAACGGAACGAACCGGCTTACGTAGTTGAAACTGCCAAAAAAATTGCTGAATTAAGGGAAATGCCTTTTGAAGAGCTGGCAGCAGCGACCAAAGCTAACGCTCAAAAATTATTTAAAATCAACTAA
- a CDS encoding DUF3189 family protein, producing MLVIYHDYGGTHSTVVAAWLHLKRLSPNKVPTEKDLMAIPLYDRGTNKDFGRIKIWGQDEWGNTVATLGRKSADKLLLPALQDLNSFLKNVEEIKFVNTMPAVNILMNIGGFTSRTLQLESIGRPIVIKGTIKAFPKLVQLVQDVRAYVKKIPKG from the coding sequence ATGTTAGTTATTTATCATGATTACGGTGGAACACACTCAACTGTTGTAGCTGCCTGGCTTCATTTAAAACGCTTATCTCCAAATAAAGTTCCCACGGAAAAAGACCTAATGGCCATACCCCTTTATGACCGGGGAACCAATAAAGATTTTGGCCGAATTAAAATCTGGGGTCAGGATGAATGGGGAAATACAGTAGCAACTTTAGGGAGGAAAAGTGCGGATAAATTGCTGCTGCCTGCTCTCCAAGACCTTAATAGTTTCTTAAAAAATGTGGAAGAAATTAAATTTGTTAACACCATGCCCGCCGTAAACATTTTAATGAATATTGGCGGCTTTACCTCTCGGACACTGCAGCTTGAATCTATAGGCAGACCCATTGTAATTAAAGGAACTATTAAGGCTTTTCCTAAATTGGTCCAGTTGGTCCAAGATGTTAGGGCTTATGTGAAAAAAATACCGAAAGGGTAA
- a CDS encoding AbrB/MazE/SpoVT family DNA-binding domain-containing protein: MIKSTGIVRKVDELGRVVIPIELRRTLGIDEKDALEIYVDHEKIILKKYEPACVFCGNAENVHNFKGKNICQDCLNDMSNQAV; this comes from the coding sequence ATGATTAAATCCACGGGTATTGTTCGTAAAGTTGATGAATTAGGTCGAGTTGTTATTCCCATTGAATTACGCCGTACCTTAGGTATTGATGAAAAAGATGCTTTAGAAATCTACGTTGACCACGAAAAAATTATTTTAAAGAAATATGAACCGGCTTGCGTATTTTGCGGCAACGCAGAAAACGTACATAATTTCAAAGGTAAAAATATTTGTCAAGACTGCTTAAATGATATGTCCAACCAAGCTGTTTAA